In Spirochaeta thermophila DSM 6578, the following proteins share a genomic window:
- the dnaE gene encoding DNA polymerase III subunit alpha, whose translation MSTHPFVHLHVHSDYSLLDGSIKTGDLVKRVKELGMDAVALTDHGNLFGMIEFYKKARAAGVTPILGCECYVAPESRTLKDQDHAANYHLILLAENYTGYLNLLKLVTESYLTGFYYKPRIDDGLLAAHHEGLIALSSCLGGEIPSLILGRRIDKARERARFYRDIFGPDRFYLELQDHGLSEQKRVNKALVELSKELDIPLVATNDVHYLLKEHAEAHEVLLCIGTNKKLSDQDRMRFETQEFYLKSPEEMARLFEGIPEALENTVRIAERCAFEIPFPGPLLPEYHIPEGFDSPEAYLRHLTYEGLKKRYHQITREIRERADLELSIIIQMGFTGYFLIVWDFVHFAKEQGIPVGPGRGSGAGSIVAYALGITNIDPLKYGLLFERFLNPERISMPDFDIDFCYARREEVIDYVTRKYGKDRVAQIITFGTLKPKAVIKDVARVLGIPFAEANELTKLMGDASSVEEAIQREPRLARLAEEDETYTRLFQIGSVLQGLSRHASTHAAGIVIGREALTNYVPLYRDPKTGDISTQYSMEHLEDCGLVKMDFLGLKTLTLITHTEELVRTHTPDFDTERIPEDDAQTFQLLAEGKSTCVFQFESEGMQNILRRAKPESIEELIALNALYRPGPMQFIDQFIEAKQGRRKITYPHPDLEPILKETYGVIVYQEQVMQIAQKIAGYTLGGADILRRAMGKKKPEVMAKEKEKFIKGAVAQGYSRQFAEELFELLIPFAGYGFNKSHAAAYSVLAYKTAYLKAHYPAEFMAANLTNEIGNPDKLAQYIGETRAMGIEVLPPDINASERYFTVRDGKIVYGLVGIKNVGTAAVEEILGKRKEGPFTSFIDFLFRVDLRTVNRKVIETCIQAGVFDSLHPNRAELMHNLEALLAHVNRIKEQQEASQGFLFEETETQIREEFQFTPVEDWDTMEKLRYERELLGFYFSSHPLDHLREIWEKGVNLDLSHPERTDPSRTYQLMGVLKTVREITTQKGNRMAFGTIEDYRGSIEAVFFPNVYEALSSPLLPDTVVACRGRVERNRDDYKFIVEEMLDPKDLPPVGAQEVHIRLASPQVPEDHLFKIRELILKHRGRCQVFLHVPLSSGKEQVVKASVHITTSPSRDLIDQLRREEYVREIWVQ comes from the coding sequence ATGAGCACCCATCCGTTCGTGCACCTCCACGTACACAGCGACTACAGCCTGCTCGACGGTTCCATCAAGACAGGGGACCTGGTCAAGAGGGTGAAGGAACTCGGCATGGACGCCGTGGCCCTCACCGATCACGGCAACCTCTTCGGCATGATAGAGTTCTACAAGAAGGCCAGGGCGGCAGGAGTGACCCCGATCCTCGGATGCGAATGCTACGTGGCCCCGGAATCCCGCACCCTCAAGGATCAAGACCACGCGGCCAACTACCACCTCATCCTCCTCGCCGAGAACTACACCGGTTATCTCAATCTCCTCAAACTCGTGACCGAGAGCTACCTCACGGGGTTCTACTACAAACCCCGTATCGACGACGGGCTCCTCGCCGCACATCACGAAGGGCTCATCGCCCTGAGCTCCTGCCTCGGGGGCGAGATTCCCTCCCTCATCCTCGGCCGCCGGATCGACAAAGCCCGCGAGCGCGCCCGGTTCTACCGGGACATCTTCGGCCCCGACCGCTTCTACCTGGAACTCCAGGATCACGGCCTCTCCGAGCAGAAACGCGTCAACAAGGCCCTGGTGGAACTCTCGAAGGAGCTCGACATCCCCCTGGTGGCCACCAACGACGTACACTACCTCCTCAAGGAACACGCCGAGGCCCACGAGGTGCTTCTCTGCATCGGCACGAACAAGAAGCTCTCGGACCAGGACAGGATGCGGTTCGAGACCCAGGAGTTCTATCTCAAGTCGCCCGAGGAGATGGCCCGCCTCTTCGAGGGAATCCCCGAGGCCCTGGAGAACACCGTACGGATCGCGGAACGCTGCGCCTTCGAGATACCATTCCCCGGCCCTCTCCTCCCCGAATACCACATCCCCGAGGGATTCGACTCGCCCGAGGCCTACCTGAGACACCTCACCTACGAGGGCCTCAAGAAGAGGTATCACCAGATCACGCGAGAGATCCGCGAGCGGGCCGACCTCGAGCTGTCCATCATCATCCAGATGGGCTTCACCGGATACTTCCTCATCGTGTGGGACTTCGTACATTTCGCAAAGGAACAGGGCATCCCCGTGGGTCCGGGTCGCGGATCCGGGGCCGGATCCATCGTGGCCTATGCCCTCGGCATCACCAACATCGACCCGCTCAAGTACGGTCTCCTCTTCGAGCGATTCCTCAATCCCGAACGGATCTCCATGCCGGACTTCGACATAGACTTCTGCTACGCGCGCCGCGAAGAGGTGATCGACTACGTGACCCGGAAGTATGGAAAGGATCGGGTCGCCCAGATCATCACCTTCGGGACCCTCAAACCCAAGGCCGTGATCAAGGACGTGGCCCGGGTACTCGGGATCCCCTTCGCCGAGGCGAACGAACTCACCAAGCTCATGGGCGATGCATCATCGGTCGAGGAGGCCATCCAGAGGGAACCGAGACTCGCCCGCCTCGCCGAGGAGGACGAGACCTACACGCGCCTCTTCCAGATAGGCTCGGTGCTCCAGGGCCTCAGCCGTCACGCATCCACCCATGCGGCGGGTATCGTGATCGGCCGGGAAGCCCTCACCAACTACGTGCCCCTCTACCGGGATCCCAAGACCGGCGACATCTCCACCCAGTACTCCATGGAACACCTCGAGGACTGCGGGCTCGTGAAGATGGACTTCCTCGGACTCAAGACCCTCACCCTCATCACCCACACCGAGGAGCTCGTCCGCACGCACACTCCCGACTTCGATACGGAACGCATACCAGAAGACGACGCACAGACCTTCCAGCTCCTGGCCGAGGGGAAGAGCACCTGCGTCTTCCAGTTCGAGAGTGAGGGTATGCAGAACATCCTCCGAAGGGCGAAACCGGAGAGCATCGAAGAACTCATCGCTCTCAACGCCCTCTACCGGCCCGGGCCCATGCAGTTCATCGACCAGTTCATCGAGGCGAAACAGGGCAGACGGAAGATCACCTACCCCCACCCCGACCTCGAACCCATCCTCAAGGAGACCTACGGGGTCATCGTCTACCAGGAACAGGTGATGCAGATCGCCCAGAAGATCGCGGGCTACACCCTGGGCGGAGCCGACATCCTCCGCCGGGCCATGGGGAAGAAGAAGCCCGAGGTCATGGCGAAGGAGAAGGAGAAGTTCATCAAAGGGGCGGTGGCCCAGGGCTACTCCCGCCAGTTCGCCGAGGAACTCTTCGAGCTCCTCATCCCCTTCGCAGGCTATGGGTTCAACAAGTCCCACGCCGCCGCGTACTCCGTACTCGCCTACAAGACCGCCTACCTCAAGGCCCACTATCCCGCGGAGTTCATGGCCGCGAACCTCACGAACGAGATCGGCAACCCGGACAAGCTCGCCCAATACATCGGCGAGACCAGGGCGATGGGCATAGAGGTCCTCCCTCCCGACATCAACGCCTCCGAACGCTACTTCACGGTCCGGGACGGGAAGATCGTCTACGGCCTCGTGGGCATAAAGAACGTGGGGACCGCTGCAGTGGAGGAGATCCTCGGCAAGCGGAAGGAAGGACCCTTCACCTCGTTCATCGACTTCCTTTTCCGCGTGGATCTGCGCACCGTCAACCGGAAGGTGATCGAGACATGCATCCAGGCAGGGGTCTTCGACAGCCTCCATCCCAACCGGGCGGAACTCATGCACAACCTGGAGGCCCTTCTCGCCCACGTGAACCGCATAAAGGAGCAGCAGGAGGCCTCGCAGGGCTTCCTCTTCGAGGAGACCGAAACCCAGATCCGGGAGGAGTTCCAGTTCACCCCTGTGGAAGACTGGGACACCATGGAGAAGCTCCGCTACGAGCGGGAACTTCTCGGTTTCTACTTCTCATCGCATCCCCTCGACCACCTGCGCGAGATATGGGAGAAGGGGGTGAACCTCGATCTCTCCCATCCGGAGAGGACCGATCCCTCGAGGACCTACCAGCTCATGGGAGTCCTCAAGACCGTACGCGAAATCACGACCCAGAAGGGGAACCGCATGGCCTTCGGTACCATCGAGGACTACAGAGGGAGCATCGAGGCGGTCTTCTTCCCCAACGTATACGAAGCACTCTCCTCCCCCCTCCTCCCGGACACCGTGGTCGCATGCAGGGGACGCGTGGAGAGGAACCGTGATGACTACAAGTTCATCGTGGAAGAGATGCTCGACCCGAAGGACCTGCCCCCCGTGGGCGCACAGGAAGTCCACATCAGGCTCGCAAGTCCCCAGGTACCGGAAGACCACCTCTTCAAGATCCGGGAACTCATCCTCAAGCACCGCGGCCGCTGTCAGGTGTTCCTCCACGTACCCCTCTCCTCGGGAAAAGAACAGGTGGTGAAGGCCTCCGTCCACATCACCACATCCCCTTCGAGGGATCTGATCGATCAGCTCCGGAGAGAGGAGTACGTGCGAGAGATATGGGTCCAGTGA
- a CDS encoding YggT family protein, with protein MIATILYTLSALVTLYSLILVIRILLSWFYPSGGEALFLLYRITDPYLALFRRIGFLRTERFDFSPIIALLALSVLGNIFLSLARTGRIYVGQILSIIVGGLWFAVSFILMFFVILIAVRLLGIAFRANSVGPFWFTLDNILSPLTYSVSHFFWRTSRPLSYRTGLLITGVLFLLLNLAGNALVSLVTRALILLPF; from the coding sequence ATGATCGCGACGATACTCTATACCCTCTCCGCCCTCGTCACACTGTACAGTCTGATACTCGTCATTCGGATACTCCTCTCCTGGTTCTACCCCTCGGGAGGGGAGGCGCTGTTCCTGCTCTACCGGATCACCGACCCCTACCTCGCCCTCTTCAGGAGGATCGGCTTCCTCCGGACCGAACGTTTCGACTTTTCCCCCATCATCGCCCTCCTCGCCCTCTCGGTGCTGGGGAACATCTTCCTGAGTCTCGCCCGTACGGGACGGATCTACGTAGGACAGATCCTTTCGATCATCGTAGGGGGACTCTGGTTCGCGGTCTCTTTCATCCTCATGTTCTTCGTGATACTCATTGCCGTCCGACTCCTCGGTATCGCCTTCCGCGCCAATTCCGTGGGGCCCTTCTGGTTCACGCTCGACAACATCCTCTCCCCCCTCACCTACTCGGTCTCCCACTTCTTCTGGCGTACCTCCCGACCCCTCTCATACCGCACGGGACTCCTCATCACCGGGGTGCTCTTCCTCCTCCTCAACCTCGCAGGGAACGCCCTCGTCTCCCTCGTGACCCGAGCCCTCATCCTCCTTCCCTTTTAG
- the recG gene encoding ATP-dependent DNA helicase RecG, producing MLLEDISAPITTLAGIGGKTARHFHKLGIRSVGDLLQHYPRDYEDRSTFTSLAEAHATGKATTVATITLMDYIGKPSNPVLRIFINDGTELAALVCFGRNFLSRKFSPGMKVFVSGQFEMRYGKLQSTRFIIEPYTESPKEFGKILPIYPTTEDLPQTILRSAVEAALRQYLPLLDDPLPPSLLAARSLPPLPEALAAIHFPPDRDALTRARTRLIYQELFFLQVIVVRAAMKRKTQLQAPVHFPRTLQERLRRSLPFPLTPDQEKVLEEIYADTTSPRPMARLLQGDVGSGKTLVALLAALPYIEAGHQVAFMVPTELLALQHAETAHTLLSPFGVRTALLAGTLQPAARRTLLSAILRGEVDLVIGTHTLFSDDVAYRNLRLAIIDEQHKFGVSQRARLLEKASHPDLLLMTATPIPRTMALTLYGDMDMSTIKTMPPGRKPVRTHLAVLGKEEKVYTWVEKELEKGHQAYFVYPLIGESEKLELRNAESMVEFLRRRYPRWKVALIHSRIPDEEKERIMREFMQGKIRILVATSVIEVGVNVPTATCIVIEHAERFGLATLHQLRGRVGRSDRQSYAFLVYSPDLTEEAKARLRTMKETTDGFLIAEKDLEIRGPGDLLDGTIQAGHLRLRIAHLTRDAPLMHEVRKDVEALLARDPGLLRPEHTLIRTLIERTDKEPAL from the coding sequence ATGCTCCTGGAGGACATCAGCGCCCCCATCACCACCCTCGCCGGCATAGGAGGCAAGACCGCACGGCACTTCCACAAGCTCGGCATACGCTCCGTGGGCGACCTCCTCCAGCACTACCCGCGCGACTACGAGGACCGCAGCACCTTCACCTCCCTCGCCGAGGCCCACGCCACCGGCAAGGCCACCACCGTTGCCACCATCACCCTCATGGACTACATAGGGAAACCCTCCAATCCCGTACTCCGCATCTTCATCAACGACGGGACCGAGCTCGCCGCCCTCGTCTGTTTCGGCCGCAACTTCCTCTCCCGGAAGTTCTCCCCGGGGATGAAGGTCTTCGTGAGCGGCCAGTTCGAGATGCGCTACGGGAAGCTCCAGTCCACACGATTCATCATCGAACCCTACACCGAGAGCCCGAAGGAGTTCGGGAAGATCCTCCCCATCTACCCCACCACCGAGGACCTCCCCCAAACCATCCTCCGCTCCGCCGTGGAGGCCGCCCTCCGCCAGTACCTCCCCCTCCTCGACGACCCCCTCCCCCCCTCGCTCCTCGCAGCCCGCTCCCTCCCCCCCCTCCCCGAGGCCCTCGCCGCCATCCACTTCCCCCCCGACCGGGACGCCCTCACCCGCGCCCGCACCCGCCTCATCTACCAGGAACTCTTCTTCCTCCAGGTCATCGTGGTACGCGCGGCCATGAAACGAAAGACCCAGCTTCAGGCCCCCGTCCACTTCCCCCGCACCCTCCAGGAACGCCTCCGACGCTCCCTCCCCTTCCCCCTCACCCCCGACCAGGAGAAGGTCCTCGAGGAGATCTACGCCGACACCACGAGCCCCCGCCCCATGGCCCGTCTCCTTCAGGGCGACGTCGGCAGCGGCAAGACCCTCGTCGCCCTCCTCGCCGCCCTCCCCTACATCGAAGCCGGGCACCAGGTCGCCTTCATGGTCCCCACCGAGCTCCTCGCCCTTCAACACGCCGAGACCGCCCACACCCTCCTTTCCCCCTTCGGCGTCCGCACCGCCCTGCTCGCCGGCACCCTCCAACCCGCCGCCCGCCGCACCCTCCTCTCCGCCATCCTCCGCGGCGAAGTCGACCTGGTCATCGGCACCCACACCCTCTTCAGCGACGACGTCGCCTACCGTAACCTCCGCCTGGCCATCATAGACGAACAGCACAAGTTCGGCGTCTCACAACGCGCCCGCCTCCTGGAGAAGGCCTCCCACCCCGACCTCCTCCTCATGACCGCCACCCCCATCCCCCGCACCATGGCCCTCACCCTCTACGGCGACATGGACATGAGCACCATCAAGACCATGCCCCCCGGCCGAAAACCCGTCCGCACCCACCTCGCCGTGCTCGGCAAAGAGGAAAAGGTCTACACCTGGGTCGAGAAGGAGCTCGAGAAGGGACATCAGGCCTACTTCGTCTACCCCCTCATCGGTGAATCCGAGAAGCTCGAGCTGCGCAACGCCGAATCCATGGTCGAGTTCCTGCGCCGCCGATACCCCCGGTGGAAGGTCGCCCTCATCCACTCCCGCATCCCCGACGAAGAGAAGGAACGCATCATGCGGGAGTTCATGCAGGGAAAGATCCGGATCCTCGTGGCCACCAGCGTCATCGAAGTGGGGGTGAACGTCCCCACCGCCACCTGCATCGTCATCGAACACGCCGAACGCTTCGGCCTCGCCACCCTCCACCAGCTTCGTGGGAGAGTAGGTCGAAGCGACCGCCAATCCTACGCCTTCCTCGTGTACAGCCCCGACCTCACCGAAGAGGCAAAGGCCCGACTCCGCACCATGAAAGAAACCACCGACGGCTTCCTCATCGCCGAGAAAGACCTGGAGATACGCGGCCCCGGCGACCTCCTCGACGGCACGATCCAGGCCGGCCACCTCAGGCTCCGGATCGCCCACCTCACCCGGGACGCCCCCCTCATGCACGAGGTGCGGAAGGACGTGGAAGCCCTCCTCGCGAGGGACCCCGGCCTCCTCAGGCCCGAACACACCCTCATCCGCACCCTCATTGAACGAACCGACAAGGAACCCGCCCTCTAG
- the rsmD gene encoding 16S rRNA (guanine(966)-N(2))-methyltransferase RsmD, with translation MKPMRITGGIHKGRTVLCPPGIIRPAMARMREALFSSLGNMEGRSFLDLFAGSGIMAIEAASRGASPVVCVEKDRRKRPVLERNLRELGIDGRILIEPAEHYIRHAVSPFDVIYLDPPFAYPHKGRLLELVSSSALLHETTVILIHHPSKDPLPGTPGRLERFKEKHFGQSYVSFYRIVL, from the coding sequence ATGAAACCCATGCGCATCACCGGAGGCATCCACAAAGGCCGCACCGTCCTCTGCCCGCCGGGCATCATCCGGCCCGCCATGGCGCGCATGCGCGAGGCCCTCTTCTCCTCCCTGGGGAACATGGAGGGCCGATCCTTCCTCGACCTCTTCGCGGGATCGGGCATCATGGCCATCGAGGCGGCCTCCCGGGGCGCCTCCCCTGTCGTGTGCGTGGAGAAGGATCGGAGGAAACGACCCGTCCTCGAACGCAACCTGCGCGAACTCGGGATAGACGGCCGCATCCTCATCGAACCCGCCGAGCACTACATCCGGCACGCCGTCTCCCCCTTCGACGTGATCTACCTCGATCCCCCCTTCGCCTACCCCCACAAGGGCCGCCTCCTCGAACTCGTCTCCTCCTCGGCCCTCCTGCACGAGACCACCGTGATCCTCATCCACCACCCCTCAAAGGACCCCCTCCCCGGGACACCGGGGAGGCTCGAACGCTTCAAGGAGAAACACTTCGGTCAGTCATATGTATCTTTCTATCGAATTGTGCTATAG
- a CDS encoding ATP phosphoribosyltransferase regulatory subunit, which yields MQRKNNHARPDLPLAQTTETARARLQIPRGTEQLLQEEALLHRFVVRTLEDLYLSQGYLPVQTPVFDFFDIYRPLLDPAVQAKTYRLVDREGDILMLRSDITLFLAKQLGTTVAPEDLPLRVFYADTILRHEGQEDISHDEYFQAGVELLGLPGPEGDLEILTLLAHTLSLFDLPPHALHIGSKRLFSLAFSSLPDGLSSRIAHAIATRDRSLFRRILTQAGWDERDIENHRRLFWFIGEPGEIPALTSLVRDLPTALGEEVAALASLVEALTSQGVPGSLLRIDLSETGGQDYYTGIAFRVYVEGADAAVVSGGRYDSLLSYFGLECPSVGYSLMLRKLEPLIRDPHRFIPPSILARIRKERT from the coding sequence ATGCAGAGAAAGAACAACCACGCACGACCTGACCTCCCACTCGCCCAGACCACGGAAACCGCCCGGGCGCGCCTCCAGATTCCACGGGGCACCGAGCAGCTCCTCCAGGAGGAAGCCCTCCTCCATCGGTTCGTGGTCCGGACACTGGAAGACCTCTACCTCTCGCAAGGCTATCTCCCGGTACAGACCCCGGTCTTCGACTTCTTCGACATCTACCGTCCCCTCCTCGACCCCGCCGTCCAGGCCAAGACCTACCGCCTCGTCGACCGGGAAGGCGACATCCTCATGCTCAGATCTGACATCACCCTCTTCCTCGCGAAACAGCTCGGCACCACCGTGGCCCCCGAAGACCTCCCCCTTCGTGTCTTTTACGCCGACACCATCCTCCGTCACGAAGGCCAGGAGGACATATCCCACGACGAGTACTTCCAGGCGGGGGTCGAGCTCCTCGGCCTCCCGGGCCCCGAAGGCGACCTCGAGATCCTCACCCTCCTCGCACACACCCTCTCCCTCTTCGATCTCCCTCCTCACGCCCTCCACATAGGATCGAAACGCCTCTTCTCCCTCGCCTTCTCCTCCCTCCCGGACGGACTCTCCTCCCGCATCGCCCATGCCATCGCCACCCGCGATCGCAGCCTCTTCAGGCGGATCCTCACCCAAGCAGGCTGGGACGAGAGAGACATAGAGAACCACCGTCGACTCTTCTGGTTCATAGGAGAACCCGGCGAGATCCCCGCACTCACCTCCCTCGTCCGTGACCTCCCCACCGCCCTCGGAGAGGAAGTGGCAGCCCTCGCATCGCTCGTCGAAGCCCTCACCTCGCAGGGCGTACCCGGATCCCTCCTGCGCATCGACCTCTCGGAGACAGGGGGGCAGGACTACTACACCGGCATCGCCTTTCGTGTGTACGTTGAAGGCGCCGATGCGGCCGTGGTCTCCGGAGGGCGTTACGACTCCCTCCTCTCCTACTTCGGCCTCGAGTGCCCCTCCGTGGGATACTCCCTCATGCTCCGCAAGCTCGAACCCCTTATAAGGGACCCGCATCGATTCATCCCCCCCTCCATCCTCGCCCGCATACGAAAGGAGCGCACATGA
- the hisG gene encoding ATP phosphoribosyltransferase codes for MSDRLTMALPKGRLLKKVQDHFGRYGIIFPDEDDRKLVIEDTSGRFTFFLVKNSDLPVYVSHGIAGLGICGEDVLTESQTDLLKLAPLPFGSTRMCLAARKDTPPPAGSGPLTIATKFPHFTRTYYHKLGVAVQVIKLAGSVELAPVLGLAPYIVDLVETGSTLKANNLYVVQELARIRVYLVANPAYYKLHYKEIEEFLEMLDIETTEPSP; via the coding sequence ATGAGCGACCGCCTCACCATGGCCCTCCCCAAGGGAAGGCTTCTCAAGAAGGTGCAGGACCACTTCGGACGCTACGGCATCATCTTTCCCGACGAGGACGACCGTAAGCTCGTCATAGAGGACACCTCCGGCAGATTCACCTTCTTTCTGGTGAAGAACAGCGACCTACCCGTCTACGTGAGCCACGGGATCGCCGGCCTCGGCATCTGCGGCGAAGACGTACTCACGGAGAGCCAGACCGACCTGCTCAAGCTCGCTCCCCTCCCCTTCGGCTCCACCAGGATGTGCCTCGCGGCCCGAAAGGACACCCCGCCACCCGCAGGATCCGGACCCCTCACCATCGCCACCAAGTTCCCCCACTTCACCCGGACCTACTACCACAAGCTCGGCGTGGCCGTGCAGGTCATCAAACTGGCCGGGTCGGTGGAACTCGCCCCGGTCCTCGGCCTCGCCCCCTACATCGTCGACCTCGTGGAGACAGGCTCCACCCTCAAAGCCAACAACCTCTACGTGGTCCAGGAACTCGCCCGCATCCGAGTCTACCTCGTGGCGAACCCCGCCTACTACAAGCTCCACTACAAGGAGATTGAGGAATTCCTCGAAATGCTCGATATTGAAACTACAGAACCCTCCCCCTGA
- the hisB gene encoding imidazoleglycerol-phosphate dehydratase HisB has product MENPIHIERITKETRITLSLHPGNPDRISLNTPLPFFTHLLHAASFHGGFGLELEAQGDIEVDPHHLVEDTGIVLGTAFREHLQRVEAVRRYGYAIIPMDDALCQAVVDVCERPYLVYRVTFPQAQAGNFPLFLLKEFFLGFVNNARINLHLEAFYGENGHHIAEALFKAWGKALEEAYTPRGTSRSRMSTKGTI; this is encoded by the coding sequence GTGGAGAACCCCATCCACATCGAACGGATCACCAAGGAGACCCGGATCACCCTCAGCCTCCACCCCGGGAATCCCGACCGGATCTCCCTCAACACCCCCCTCCCCTTCTTCACCCACCTCCTCCACGCCGCCTCGTTCCACGGCGGCTTCGGACTCGAACTCGAGGCGCAAGGCGACATCGAAGTCGATCCGCACCACCTCGTGGAGGACACGGGCATCGTGCTGGGCACCGCCTTCAGGGAACACCTCCAGCGCGTGGAAGCCGTCCGGCGCTACGGCTACGCCATCATCCCCATGGACGACGCCCTTTGCCAGGCGGTGGTGGACGTATGCGAGCGTCCCTATCTCGTGTACAGGGTGACATTCCCCCAAGCCCAGGCCGGCAACTTCCCCCTCTTCCTCCTCAAGGAATTCTTCCTCGGGTTCGTGAACAACGCCCGCATCAACCTCCACCTCGAGGCCTTCTACGGAGAGAACGGACACCACATCGCCGAGGCCCTCTTCAAGGCCTGGGGCAAGGCCCTCGAAGAGGCGTACACCCCGCGCGGCACCTCACGGTCCCGCATGTCCACCAAGGGGACCATCTAG
- a CDS encoding tetratricopeptide repeat protein encodes MNEEIREHRPSYEEDFPMGKDLIQEVDEKILQLSQEGYALLKQDRPEEAIIRFEKILELDRHNNYALVGLGDAYRKKGEHDRAVSYYRECLRYYPGNNYALFGLADCYKAQERYREAIEIWEKYLKYDETNVTVLTRVADAYRKTGNFKRSKELYLKVLELDEGNPYALIGLGHLHYDFKDYRTAISYWEAILERDRDRVDIRVLTAIGNCHRKLKQYERGIPYFLKALEKDPHNFYALFGLADCYRGVGDHRRSLQYWERILEKDPHNKVILTRTGDAYRHLGDLARAEEYYHQALNIEFDSYAILGLAMVHKARKEYREAAESLNTILRLDPENPKIYIELADCYLHLNQKEEARSVLKEFFRRGFKNTHIQHLLDRLET; translated from the coding sequence ATGAATGAGGAGATCAGGGAACACCGACCATCCTATGAGGAGGACTTCCCCATGGGAAAGGACCTCATCCAGGAGGTGGACGAAAAGATCCTCCAGCTCTCGCAAGAAGGCTACGCCCTCCTCAAGCAGGACAGACCCGAAGAGGCCATCATCCGCTTCGAGAAGATCCTTGAGCTCGACAGACACAACAACTACGCCCTCGTGGGCCTGGGAGACGCCTACAGGAAGAAGGGCGAGCACGACCGCGCCGTCTCCTACTACAGGGAGTGCCTGCGTTACTACCCCGGCAACAACTACGCCCTCTTCGGCCTGGCCGACTGCTACAAGGCCCAGGAACGCTATCGCGAGGCCATCGAGATATGGGAGAAATACCTCAAGTACGACGAGACCAACGTCACGGTCCTCACCCGGGTGGCCGACGCCTATCGCAAGACAGGAAACTTCAAACGATCCAAGGAACTCTATCTCAAGGTGCTCGAACTCGACGAGGGCAACCCCTACGCCCTCATCGGACTCGGCCACCTGCACTACGACTTCAAGGACTACCGAACCGCGATCAGCTACTGGGAGGCCATACTCGAGAGGGACAGGGACCGTGTCGACATCAGAGTGCTCACGGCAATAGGGAACTGTCACAGAAAGCTCAAACAGTACGAGAGAGGCATCCCCTACTTCCTCAAGGCCCTCGAGAAGGATCCCCACAACTTCTACGCCCTCTTCGGCCTGGCCGACTGCTACCGAGGGGTGGGCGATCACCGCAGGTCCCTCCAGTATTGGGAGCGTATCCTCGAGAAGGACCCCCACAACAAGGTCATCCTCACCCGCACCGGTGACGCCTACCGTCACCTCGGGGATCTCGCGCGGGCCGAGGAGTACTACCACCAGGCCCTCAACATAGAATTCGACAGCTACGCCATCCTCGGCCTCGCCATGGTGCACAAGGCGAGGAAGGAATACCGCGAAGCAGCGGAATCCCTCAACACCATACTCCGCCTCGATCCCGAGAACCCCAAGATCTACATAGAACTCGCCGACTGCTACCTCCATCTCAATCAGAAGGAGGAGGCGAGATCCGTGCTCAAGGAGTTCTTCAGGAGGGGGTTCAAAAACACCCACATCCAGCATCTCCTCGACAGACTCGAGACCTGA